The Acinetobacter pittii genome contains a region encoding:
- the cysH gene encoding phosphoadenylyl-sulfate reductase, with protein sequence MTVIPTIDIVDALAAEYATKSPREILELALSQQGEIAISFSGAEDVVLIDIASRLGKPFRVFSLDTGRLHAETYQFIETVRKHYNINIEICFPESEAVQNMVNEKGLFSFFTDGHQECCGIRKVQPLRKKLATLDGWITGQRKDQSPGTRTEIPVVQADAGFSGPGKQLIKYNPLANWTSAEVWSYIRMMEIPYNPLHERGFVSIGCEPCTRPVLPNQHEREGRWWWEEATQKECGLHAGNMKK encoded by the coding sequence ATGACCGTTATTCCGACTATTGATATCGTAGATGCTCTTGCTGCTGAATATGCAACCAAAAGCCCTCGAGAAATTTTAGAACTTGCCTTAAGCCAACAAGGTGAAATTGCAATTTCGTTTTCGGGAGCAGAAGATGTTGTGTTAATTGATATTGCTTCACGCTTAGGCAAACCTTTCCGTGTATTTAGTCTCGACACGGGCCGCCTGCATGCCGAAACTTATCAATTTATTGAAACTGTCCGTAAACACTACAATATCAATATCGAAATTTGTTTCCCTGAATCTGAAGCTGTCCAAAACATGGTAAACGAAAAAGGTTTATTCAGCTTTTTTACAGATGGGCATCAAGAATGTTGCGGTATTCGAAAAGTTCAGCCTTTACGTAAAAAACTTGCGACTTTAGACGGCTGGATTACGGGTCAACGTAAAGATCAAAGCCCTGGTACACGTACAGAGATTCCTGTAGTGCAAGCTGATGCTGGCTTCTCGGGTCCAGGAAAGCAACTTATTAAATATAATCCTCTAGCGAACTGGACAAGTGCTGAGGTATGGAGCTACATCCGTATGATGGAAATTCCATATAACCCTCTTCATGAGCGCGGTTTTGTTTCTATTGGATGTGAACCATGTACTCGACCTGTATTACCAAACCAACATGAGCGTGAAGGTCGCTGGTGGTGGGAAGAAGCCACTCAAAAAGAATGTGGATTACATGCAGGTAATATGAAAAAGTAA
- the gatC gene encoding Asp-tRNA(Asn)/Glu-tRNA(Gln) amidotransferase subunit GatC: protein MSTSDAQHSADLNAQTVSAIANLARLSLNDTQSAEYAQSLNKILGMMETLKGIDTEGVEPLKSPFDNPQPLRADVVTESNHRDEYQAVAPATQDGLYLVPRVIE from the coding sequence ATGTCTACATCGGATGCACAGCATTCAGCAGATTTAAATGCACAAACAGTTTCAGCAATCGCCAATCTTGCTCGATTGTCGCTCAATGATACGCAATCTGCTGAATATGCTCAAAGTCTAAATAAAATTTTAGGCATGATGGAAACCTTAAAAGGCATTGATACGGAAGGCGTAGAACCTTTGAAAAGTCCTTTTGACAATCCTCAACCTTTACGTGCTGATGTGGTAACGGAAAGCAATCATCGAGATGAATACCAAGCAGTTGCACCTGCAACTCAAGATGGTTTGTATCTTGTTCCTCGCGTGATTGAATAA
- the thrH gene encoding bifunctional phosphoserine phosphatase/homoserine phosphotransferase ThrH yields the protein MEIVCLDLEGVLVPEIWINFAKKTGIKELEATTRDIPDYDVLMTQRLNILKQHGLGLNDIQEVIAEMGPLPGAKEFVEWVSTHFQLVILSDTFYEFAHPLMKQLGWPTIFCHKLETDEEGMITAYKLRQPDQKRESVKALHGLNFRVIAAGDSYNDTTMLGEADHGFLFDAPANVIAEFPQFPAIHGYDALKEAIRSVSQRTIPA from the coding sequence ATGGAAATCGTATGCCTAGATCTTGAAGGGGTTTTAGTTCCTGAAATCTGGATCAATTTCGCTAAAAAAACAGGGATTAAAGAACTCGAAGCAACAACTCGTGATATTCCGGATTATGATGTTTTAATGACTCAGCGTCTTAATATTTTAAAACAACACGGTTTAGGCTTAAATGATATTCAAGAAGTCATTGCTGAGATGGGGCCATTACCGGGAGCAAAAGAGTTTGTTGAATGGGTGAGTACGCATTTCCAACTCGTGATCTTATCAGATACCTTCTATGAATTTGCGCATCCTTTAATGAAGCAATTAGGGTGGCCAACAATTTTCTGTCATAAATTAGAGACAGATGAAGAAGGAATGATTACGGCTTATAAGTTACGTCAGCCAGATCAAAAACGTGAATCGGTTAAAGCACTGCATGGCTTAAATTTCCGAGTAATCGCAGCGGGTGACTCATATAATGATACAACCATGTTAGGTGAAGCGGACCATGGTTTCCTGTTTGATGCACCTGCAAATGTGATTGCTGAGTTTCCTCAGTTTCCAGCTATCCACGGTTACGATGCATTAAAAGAAGCAATCCGTTCAGTTTCACAGCGTACAATCCCAGCTTAA
- the gatA gene encoding Asp-tRNA(Asn)/Glu-tRNA(Gln) amidotransferase subunit GatA, which translates to MTDLHHLSIRELAEGLSQAKFSSRELTEHYLKRIAKIDPLVKSYVTVTPEQALAEADAADAALKAGNATALTGIPLAHKDIFCTKGIKTTAGSKILDNFISPYDATVVEKTKAAGLVTLGKVNMDEFAMGSTSESSYIGATSNPWALDHVPGGSSGGSAAAVAADLAPFATGTDTGGSIRQPASFCGLTGLKPTYGRVSRFGIIAYASSLDQAGPMARSAEDCAYLMNVIAGHDAKDSTSVKKEVDDYVANLNGTPVKGLRIGIPKQYFNVAGLDADVKARVEESLKKLEEMGATLVEIDLNMTEAYVPTYYLIAPAEASSNLSRYDGVRYGYRCENPADLMDLYKRSRSEGFGPEVQRRILIGTYALSAGYYDAYYVKAQKVRRLIQQDFLKAFENVDVIAAPAAPTTAYKIGANLSPTEMYLGDIYTLAVNLAGLPAINAPVGFDKDSLPVGLQLIGNYWSESQLLSIVHQYQQNTDFHTQRVAIAEENA; encoded by the coding sequence ATGACTGATTTACATCACTTATCAATTCGTGAACTTGCTGAGGGCTTAAGCCAAGCGAAGTTTTCATCTCGCGAACTGACTGAACACTATTTAAAACGTATTGCTAAAATTGACCCACTGGTAAAAAGTTACGTGACGGTTACGCCTGAACAAGCTCTTGCCGAAGCCGACGCTGCCGATGCTGCATTAAAAGCAGGTAATGCAACAGCTTTAACGGGTATTCCTCTTGCGCATAAAGATATCTTTTGTACCAAAGGCATTAAAACAACTGCCGGTTCAAAAATACTAGACAACTTCATCTCTCCTTACGATGCAACTGTTGTTGAAAAAACTAAAGCAGCTGGTCTTGTCACTTTAGGTAAAGTGAACATGGACGAGTTTGCAATGGGTTCAACTTCAGAAAGCTCGTATATTGGTGCAACAAGTAACCCATGGGCACTCGACCACGTTCCTGGTGGCTCATCAGGTGGTTCTGCTGCGGCTGTAGCGGCTGATCTAGCACCTTTTGCTACAGGTACTGATACAGGCGGCTCAATTCGCCAACCTGCGTCATTCTGCGGTTTAACAGGCTTAAAACCAACCTATGGTCGTGTATCTCGTTTCGGGATCATTGCTTATGCATCCTCTTTAGACCAAGCGGGTCCAATGGCTCGTTCTGCCGAAGACTGTGCTTACCTCATGAATGTAATTGCAGGTCACGATGCAAAAGACTCAACTTCGGTTAAAAAGGAAGTTGATGACTACGTTGCAAATTTAAATGGCACACCTGTAAAAGGTTTACGCATTGGTATTCCTAAACAGTACTTTAACGTTGCAGGCTTAGATGCTGACGTAAAAGCACGTGTTGAAGAGTCTTTGAAAAAGCTTGAAGAAATGGGTGCAACACTTGTTGAGATCGACCTCAACATGACTGAAGCCTATGTTCCAACGTATTACCTCATCGCGCCAGCAGAAGCATCATCTAACTTGTCACGTTATGATGGTGTTCGTTACGGCTACCGCTGTGAAAATCCTGCTGATTTGATGGATCTTTACAAGCGCTCTCGTTCAGAAGGTTTTGGTCCAGAAGTTCAACGTCGTATCTTAATTGGTACTTACGCGCTTTCTGCGGGTTATTACGATGCTTACTATGTGAAAGCACAAAAAGTACGTCGTTTAATTCAACAAGACTTCTTAAAAGCATTTGAAAATGTAGATGTGATTGCGGCTCCTGCTGCACCAACAACTGCATATAAAATTGGTGCGAACTTAAGTCCAACTGAAATGTATTTAGGCGATATCTATACACTTGCAGTGAACTTGGCAGGCTTACCAGCGATTAACGCTCCTGTTGGTTTTGATAAAGATAGCTTGCCTGTTGGCTTACAGTTGATTGGTAACTATTGGTCAGAATCACAATTGTTGTCGATTGTCCATCAATACCAACAAAATACCGATTTCCATACTCAACGTGTGGCAATTGCTGAGGAGAATGCATAA
- a CDS encoding WS/DGAT/MGAT family O-acyltransferase: MRPLHPIDFIFLSLEKRQQPMHVGGLFLFEIPENAPETFVHDLVEDIKRSKSIPIPPFNNRLSGLFWDEDEEFDIDHHFRHIALPHPGRIRELLVYISQQHSSLIDRAKPLWTCDIIEGIEGNRFAMYFKIHHAMVDGVAGMRLIEKSLSKTPEEKHVVPLWCVESKRAKRLKVPTPSTSKIKSILGGIKSQLDIAPKVMHELSQTIFKEMGKNPDYVSTFQAPVSILNQRVSASRRFAAQSFELSRLRKISKALGVTINDVVLAVCSGALREYLISQNSLPKKPLIAMVPASLRTDDSDMSNRITMILANLGTHKDQPLERLEIIRRSMQNSKQRFSRMTANEILNYSAVVYGPAGLNIMSGMLPKRQAFNLVISNVPGPREPLYWNGAKLDALYPASIVMDGQALNITMTSYLDKLEVGLTACRNALPKMQNLLTHLEDEIQRFEEIIAEKQLKHHSAS; the protein is encoded by the coding sequence ATGCGTCCATTACACCCAATTGATTTCATTTTTCTGTCACTTGAAAAAAGACAGCAACCCATGCATGTCGGTGGATTATTTTTATTTGAAATTCCTGAAAATGCACCCGAAACCTTTGTACATGATTTAGTAGAAGATATTAAACGCTCAAAGAGCATTCCTATCCCTCCCTTCAACAACCGTTTAAGTGGTCTATTTTGGGATGAAGATGAAGAATTCGATATCGATCATCACTTTCGCCACATTGCTTTGCCTCATCCTGGCCGTATTCGTGAACTTCTGGTGTATATTTCACAGCAGCATAGCTCACTAATTGATCGCGCAAAGCCACTTTGGACTTGTGACATTATTGAAGGAATCGAAGGCAATCGTTTTGCCATGTATTTTAAAATCCATCATGCCATGGTAGATGGTGTTGCGGGTATGCGTTTGATCGAGAAATCTCTATCAAAAACACCAGAAGAGAAACATGTTGTTCCTTTATGGTGTGTTGAGAGCAAAAGAGCTAAGCGTCTAAAAGTACCAACTCCAAGTACTAGTAAAATTAAGAGTATTTTAGGCGGTATTAAATCTCAACTCGACATAGCTCCAAAAGTCATGCACGAGCTATCTCAAACAATATTCAAGGAAATGGGTAAAAATCCTGATTATGTTTCTACTTTTCAGGCACCAGTTTCTATTTTGAACCAAAGAGTCAGTGCTTCACGTCGTTTTGCGGCCCAATCATTTGAATTAAGCCGCCTTAGAAAAATTTCAAAAGCATTAGGCGTAACAATTAATGATGTTGTGCTGGCTGTATGTTCTGGTGCTTTACGTGAATATTTGATTAGTCAAAATAGCTTACCTAAAAAACCACTTATTGCCATGGTGCCAGCTTCATTACGCACCGATGATTCTGATATGAGTAACCGAATTACCATGATTTTGGCAAATTTAGGGACTCATAAAGATCAACCGTTAGAACGCCTAGAAATCATTCGTCGCAGCATGCAAAACTCAAAACAACGGTTTAGCCGCATGACTGCGAATGAAATTTTAAACTATAGTGCGGTTGTTTATGGTCCGGCAGGTTTAAACATCATGTCAGGAATGCTTCCTAAGCGTCAGGCGTTCAATTTAGTGATTTCCAATGTACCAGGACCACGTGAGCCGCTTTATTGGAATGGCGCGAAATTAGATGCACTCTACCCTGCTTCGATTGTCATGGATGGACAAGCTCTAAACATTACCATGACTAGTTATTTAGATAAGCTTGAAGTTGGATTAACAGCTTGTCGGAATGCTTTGCCAAAAATGCAAAATCTTTTGACTCATTTAGAAGATGAGATTCAACGTTTTGAAGAAATTATTGCAGAGAAACAACTGAAACATCATTCAGCAAGTTAG
- the mreC gene encoding rod shape-determining protein MreC: protein MQPNIFSRQPPSFRSFIIAVITCLVVLFFDWRMPYVIQPARDVLYAAYNPIYALASYPVLSREWLNQQTKSEAQLRRENTAMQAELLQAQVRLQKLSELSAENTRLRGLLDTPLIIDGRMEIAEVIGTDADPLRHIIIINRGSMDHIKVGQTVLDDKGIMGQIINVYPHSSRVMLLSDKEHSLSVRLERTGMRAIVSGTGDLGRLKMEYVPTSANILVGDKVFSSGLGEHFPAGYAVGTVAKIRRHNSGEFAEIDVTPAAQLATGHHVVVLFSESLAKEQPYADR from the coding sequence GTGCAACCGAATATTTTTTCAAGACAGCCGCCATCTTTCCGCTCGTTCATTATTGCGGTCATTACATGCTTGGTTGTGCTGTTCTTTGATTGGCGCATGCCTTATGTAATTCAGCCAGCAAGGGATGTCTTGTACGCTGCATATAACCCAATTTATGCATTGGCCAGTTATCCAGTACTGTCGAGAGAATGGCTGAATCAACAAACAAAATCTGAAGCACAACTGCGTCGTGAAAATACCGCGATGCAGGCTGAGCTTTTACAAGCTCAAGTCCGCTTACAGAAGCTTTCTGAATTATCTGCTGAAAATACTCGTTTACGAGGTCTTCTTGATACACCGTTAATTATTGATGGACGTATGGAAATTGCCGAAGTGATTGGGACAGATGCAGATCCATTGCGTCATATCATCATTATTAACCGAGGCTCTATGGACCATATAAAGGTCGGACAAACGGTTTTAGATGATAAGGGGATTATGGGGCAGATCATTAATGTGTATCCTCATAGCTCACGTGTAATGTTGTTATCTGATAAAGAGCATTCACTGTCGGTACGTCTTGAGCGTACAGGAATGCGAGCAATTGTTTCTGGTACAGGTGATTTAGGCCGTTTAAAAATGGAATATGTTCCGACCAGCGCTAATATTCTGGTGGGTGATAAAGTGTTTAGCTCAGGCTTGGGTGAACATTTCCCAGCAGGTTACGCTGTAGGTACAGTTGCCAAAATAAGACGTCATAATTCAGGCGAGTTTGCTGAAATTGATGTCACACCAGCAGCACAATTAGCCACAGGGCACCATGTAGTTGTGCTTTTCTCTGAGTCCTTAGCGAAGGAGCAGCCTTATGCCGATCGCTAA
- the rng gene encoding ribonuclease G, with translation MSEELLINVTPMECRVALIENGTVNELYVERTVKRGLVGNIYKGKVVRVLPGMQAAFVDIGLSRTAFLHINDMVWPRSQPTPNVFELLHPGQTLTVQVMKDMLGTKGARLSTDLSIPSRYLVLMPYGNHIGVSQRIESEEERERLRNIIESIQAEHNLPGSVIVRTAAEGVDEAEIAQDMCYLSKLWEYIQRKQTDVAVPSLIFEELPLPQRIIRDLASEETAKIYVDSREIHAKLLEFVEEFVPNMKSRLIHYPGERPLFDLYNVEEDIQKALQTRVALKSGGYLMIDQTEAMTTIDVNTGSYVGGRSLEDTVFKTNMEATQVIARQLRLRNLGGILIIDFIDMQEATHREEVMRQFEKMLERDHAKTKITQVSELGLVEMTRKRTRESLEHLLCESCPTCQGRGFVKTAETVCYEIFREILRYTRAFESTSGFTVVAHPSVIDRLLTAEAPAVADLEHFINRVIKFQVENLYTQEQYDIILS, from the coding sequence ATGTCAGAAGAACTACTTATTAATGTCACGCCTATGGAGTGTCGGGTGGCATTAATCGAAAATGGAACTGTTAATGAGCTGTATGTCGAGCGTACAGTCAAGCGCGGTCTAGTCGGCAATATTTACAAAGGTAAAGTAGTAAGAGTGCTTCCGGGCATGCAAGCTGCCTTTGTGGATATTGGTTTGTCTCGAACAGCCTTTTTACATATCAATGATATGGTTTGGCCTCGTTCACAGCCTACCCCAAATGTCTTTGAATTATTACATCCTGGACAAACCCTTACTGTCCAAGTTATGAAAGATATGTTGGGCACAAAAGGTGCGCGTCTAAGTACAGATCTTTCAATTCCTTCTCGCTATCTGGTTCTCATGCCATATGGAAATCATATTGGCGTTTCTCAGCGTATTGAGTCAGAAGAGGAGCGAGAGCGACTACGTAATATTATTGAAAGTATTCAAGCAGAACATAATTTACCCGGTAGCGTGATTGTCCGTACGGCTGCCGAAGGTGTGGATGAGGCAGAAATTGCACAAGACATGTGCTATCTGAGTAAGTTATGGGAATACATTCAGCGTAAACAGACTGATGTTGCTGTCCCTTCTTTAATTTTTGAAGAACTTCCATTACCTCAACGTATTATTCGAGATTTGGCGAGCGAAGAAACGGCAAAGATTTATGTCGATTCGCGAGAGATTCATGCAAAGTTACTCGAATTTGTAGAAGAGTTTGTTCCGAATATGAAGAGTCGTCTTATCCATTATCCGGGTGAGCGACCACTATTTGATCTTTACAATGTTGAAGAAGATATTCAAAAAGCCTTACAAACTCGCGTAGCTTTGAAGTCGGGCGGTTATCTGATGATTGACCAGACTGAAGCCATGACAACGATTGACGTTAATACAGGTTCATATGTAGGTGGTCGTAGTCTTGAAGACACGGTTTTTAAAACCAATATGGAAGCGACTCAAGTTATTGCGCGTCAACTTAGACTGCGTAATTTGGGTGGTATTCTTATTATTGATTTTATTGACATGCAAGAAGCAACTCACCGTGAAGAGGTGATGCGTCAGTTTGAGAAAATGCTTGAGCGAGATCACGCGAAGACCAAAATTACTCAAGTGTCAGAACTTGGTCTAGTCGAAATGACTCGTAAACGAACTCGTGAATCATTAGAACACTTGTTATGTGAATCATGTCCAACATGCCAAGGGCGTGGTTTTGTCAAAACAGCGGAGACAGTGTGTTACGAAATATTTCGTGAGATATTACGATATACCCGCGCATTTGAATCAACGAGTGGCTTTACTGTTGTTGCGCATCCTTCTGTGATTGATCGATTATTAACAGCAGAAGCACCAGCAGTAGCCGATTTAGAGCATTTTATTAACCGTGTTATTAAATTTCAGGTCGAAAATTTATATACGCAAGAGCAATACGATATCATTTTAAGTTAA
- the mreD gene encoding rod shape-determining protein MreD: MPIAKLKREKRKDPLWGIILSVIVGSVLMVYPLSYDISGWRPLFMLMIMLFWVVCQPTWCGVWFAFGMGIFTDLLLDAPLGLNALSFVIVTFLTRFLIRERRILTFVNLWTIATLVIIAHLAFMWVTQTMGGIHFSIARHWQPLMTSIITWPVVYYCLAKWRI, from the coding sequence ATGCCGATCGCTAAACTGAAACGAGAAAAGCGTAAAGACCCATTATGGGGAATTATTCTCTCTGTTATTGTGGGTTCTGTACTCATGGTTTACCCGCTATCCTATGATATTTCAGGTTGGCGACCATTATTCATGTTAATGATTATGCTATTTTGGGTAGTATGTCAGCCAACATGGTGTGGAGTTTGGTTTGCGTTTGGGATGGGGATTTTTACAGACTTACTACTTGATGCGCCTTTAGGACTCAATGCTTTAAGTTTTGTAATTGTGACTTTTCTTACCCGTTTTTTAATTCGGGAACGCCGTATTTTAACTTTTGTTAATTTATGGACGATAGCAACGCTGGTCATTATTGCCCATTTAGCATTTATGTGGGTAACACAGACGATGGGCGGAATTCATTTTTCGATTGCTAGACATTGGCAACCTTTGATGACAAGTATCATTACGTGGCCAGTCGTCTATTATTGTTTGGCAAAATGGCGCATATAG
- a CDS encoding Maf-like protein, whose protein sequence is MAHIVLASSSPRRKELLQQLGLDFEIYSPDIDESVHENELVHHYVERLAREKAKTVLKLFPEAIVIAADTSLGLDGQIIGKPESKNHAFEIWKQLSGRWHDVFSGLCVATQQRMLSQVVQTQVEFQHLTTQDMEDYWSTGEPVGKAGGYAIQGIASQYIPQIQGSYSNVVGLPLYEFAQLFKRVKT, encoded by the coding sequence ATGGCGCATATAGTTTTAGCATCTAGCTCTCCTCGTCGGAAAGAGCTGTTACAACAGCTAGGCTTAGATTTTGAAATCTATAGTCCTGACATTGATGAATCTGTTCATGAAAATGAGCTGGTTCATCATTATGTTGAACGTTTAGCTAGAGAAAAGGCAAAAACTGTATTGAAGCTTTTTCCAGAAGCAATTGTTATTGCTGCTGATACAAGTCTAGGACTTGATGGTCAAATTATTGGTAAGCCTGAATCGAAAAATCATGCCTTTGAAATCTGGAAACAATTGTCTGGACGTTGGCATGATGTGTTTTCTGGATTATGCGTTGCGACTCAACAACGAATGTTAAGTCAGGTGGTGCAAACACAAGTTGAATTTCAGCACCTAACTACACAAGATATGGAAGATTATTGGTCCACGGGTGAGCCTGTTGGAAAGGCGGGTGGGTACGCAATTCAAGGAATTGCTTCGCAATATATTCCCCAAATTCAAGGAAGTTATAGTAATGTGGTAGGACTTCCTTTATACGAATTTGCACAGTTATTCAAAAGAGTAAAGACATAA
- a CDS encoding outer membrane protein transport protein, with the protein MKLKHLSTAMILATLPATGVFAAALDRSGQSIAAFLQPGNYFEAGISVLDPDVAGKEAGTIKTGRNIGDMGDDYYFPSAALKLQLTDKFSFGLLYDQPFGADAQYSGNNAFVASPSDPILGTLPITTGALGGTQGATSVEVDSQNISMIFGFQPTENFNFYGGGVYQTIKGNVHLRGSAYSLYNGYDASIPEDGAAGWLAGAAFQIPEIALKASITYRSEIDHKIDADETIALADSITANAGALGSTIGQLVAAGQLTPAQAGAIQQTIGKAIAANQLEGKTTITTPQSVNLDFQTGIMANTVAFANVRWVNWKDFAIRPYKFGKVSEAVGPIATPSRPNGFNLVEYSDDQWSVNAGVGRKLNDKWAGNVSVGWDSGAGNPVTTLGPTEGYWNVGVGVQYSPTPQTFIAGGVKYFWLGDAKAQTGAQAGSDDYYVAEFSDNNAIAYGLKLGYKF; encoded by the coding sequence ATGAAATTAAAACATCTGAGCACTGCAATGATTTTAGCAACGCTGCCTGCAACTGGGGTTTTTGCAGCAGCATTGGATCGCTCTGGACAATCTATCGCTGCATTTTTACAGCCTGGCAACTACTTTGAAGCTGGTATTTCTGTTCTAGATCCAGATGTAGCTGGTAAAGAAGCTGGTACAATTAAAACGGGTCGTAATATTGGTGATATGGGAGATGATTATTATTTCCCAAGTGCAGCCTTAAAACTACAACTTACTGATAAATTCTCTTTTGGTTTACTTTACGATCAACCATTTGGAGCAGATGCACAATATTCTGGTAATAATGCCTTTGTAGCGAGCCCATCAGATCCAATTCTTGGTACTTTACCAATTACAACAGGCGCTTTAGGCGGAACCCAGGGTGCGACTTCTGTTGAAGTGGATAGTCAAAATATTTCGATGATTTTTGGTTTCCAACCTACTGAAAACTTTAACTTTTACGGTGGTGGTGTATATCAAACGATTAAAGGAAATGTTCATTTAAGAGGTTCGGCATACAGCTTGTATAATGGCTATGACGCTTCTATTCCAGAAGATGGAGCGGCTGGTTGGTTAGCAGGGGCCGCTTTCCAAATTCCAGAAATCGCGCTTAAAGCTTCTATCACATATCGCTCAGAAATTGATCACAAAATTGATGCAGATGAAACAATTGCACTTGCAGATTCAATTACAGCCAATGCTGGAGCACTTGGTTCAACTATTGGACAATTAGTTGCAGCTGGTCAGTTAACTCCAGCTCAAGCTGGAGCGATCCAACAAACAATTGGTAAAGCTATTGCGGCTAACCAATTAGAAGGTAAGACTACAATTACTACCCCTCAATCTGTAAACCTTGATTTCCAGACAGGGATTATGGCAAATACAGTCGCATTCGCAAATGTACGCTGGGTAAATTGGAAAGATTTCGCAATTCGTCCATATAAATTTGGCAAAGTATCAGAAGCTGTAGGTCCAATAGCAACTCCTAGCCGCCCAAATGGCTTTAATTTAGTGGAATATTCTGATGACCAATGGTCTGTGAATGCCGGTGTAGGCCGTAAACTTAACGACAAATGGGCTGGTAATGTGTCTGTTGGTTGGGACTCTGGCGCAGGTAACCCTGTAACAACTTTAGGTCCAACTGAAGGTTACTGGAACGTAGGCGTAGGTGTTCAATACAGCCCTACTCCACAAACATTTATTGCTGGCGGCGTAAAATATTTCTGGTTGGGTGATGCAAAAGCACAAACTGGTGCCCAAGCGGGTAGCGATGACTATTATGTTGCAGAGTTTTCTGACAACAATGCAATCGCTTATGGTTTAAAACTTGGTTATAAATTCTAA
- a CDS encoding PA1571 family protein codes for MNVSENLISNGLKHVLESTPVNSCYMLNDQGKEVPITTAMIRSVCHQLLNQCRTIKK; via the coding sequence ATGAATGTAAGTGAAAACTTAATTAGCAACGGCCTTAAACATGTTTTAGAAAGCACGCCAGTAAATAGCTGCTATATGTTGAATGACCAAGGTAAAGAAGTACCGATCACAACTGCAATGATTCGTTCAGTATGTCATCAGTTGCTTAACCAGTGCCGCACAATCAAAAAATAA
- a CDS encoding rod shape-determining protein — protein MILKRLIGLFSPDLAIDLGTANTLIYAPGRGIILNEPTVVAIRHSGSQKIVAAVGLDAKQMLGRTPANISAIRPMKDGVIADFEVTETMLNQFIGKVHEKRLFPPAPRVVVCVPCKSTLVERRAIREAVFNAGARDVRLIEEPMAAAIGAGMPVEQACGSMVVDVGGGTTEIAIISLQGCVYADSLRIGGDVFDEQIINYVRKAHGCVIGETTAEIIKKEVGMAVSDGTTLEIEVRGRNLAEGVPRAITVTSDEITQAISDPLQSIVSAVKSALEQTPPELSSDIAERGIVLTGGGALLRNLDKLLAQETGLPVVVAEDPLTCVTRGGGKVLEFFDNPNHDMLFVG, from the coding sequence GTGATTCTAAAACGACTAATTGGCTTGTTTTCGCCGGATCTAGCCATTGATTTAGGTACAGCAAATACACTTATTTATGCACCAGGCCGCGGCATTATATTAAATGAACCAACAGTTGTGGCAATTCGTCACAGTGGTTCACAAAAAATTGTTGCTGCTGTAGGTCTAGATGCTAAGCAAATGCTGGGCCGTACGCCTGCGAATATTTCTGCAATTCGTCCAATGAAAGACGGTGTAATTGCGGATTTTGAAGTGACTGAAACCATGTTGAATCAGTTTATTGGTAAAGTTCACGAAAAACGTTTGTTCCCACCTGCACCTCGTGTAGTTGTATGTGTACCATGTAAATCAACTTTGGTCGAGCGTCGTGCGATTCGCGAAGCAGTATTTAATGCTGGTGCCCGTGATGTTCGTTTGATTGAAGAGCCTATGGCTGCTGCAATTGGCGCAGGTATGCCAGTTGAACAAGCGTGTGGTTCTATGGTTGTGGATGTTGGTGGCGGTACAACAGAAATTGCAATTATTTCATTGCAAGGTTGTGTTTATGCTGACTCTTTACGCATCGGCGGCGATGTTTTTGATGAGCAAATCATCAATTATGTTCGTAAAGCTCACGGTTGTGTAATCGGTGAAACTACTGCTGAAATTATTAAAAAAGAAGTAGGTATGGCTGTTTCTGATGGTACAACATTAGAAATCGAAGTACGTGGCCGTAACCTTGCAGAAGGTGTGCCTCGTGCAATTACCGTAACTTCTGACGAAATTACTCAAGCTATTTCTGATCCGTTACAAAGCATTGTAAGCGCTGTAAAATCTGCTCTTGAGCAAACTCCTCCTGAACTTTCTTCTGATATTGCTGAGCGCGGTATTGTGTTGACAGGTGGTGGTGCGCTACTTCGTAACCTTGACAAGTTATTGGCTCAAGAAACTGGTTTACCGGTTGTTGTTGCTGAAGATCCTCTTACTTGCGTAACCCGTGGTGGTGGTAAAGTATTAGAATTCTTTGACAATCCGAACCATGACATGCTTTTCGTCGGTTAA